A genomic region of Alistipes megaguti contains the following coding sequences:
- a CDS encoding ABC transporter ATP-binding protein: MSIRLDHITLAYGSRTLLADICAEIAPGSLTALIGRNGTGKSTLLRAVAGLGPVTAGRIELCGHTLAGMTPRQRAETVSFVTTDKVRIANLACEDVVALGRAPYTNWIGRMQEEDRAVVERSLQLVGMSAFARKTMDRMSDGECQRVMIARALAQDTPIILLDEPTAFLDLPNRYELATLLRRLSRDERKCVLFSTHDLDIALSLCDAVALIDTPQLHLLPADEMVSSGYLERLFSGRSAQFDPATRSVRLR, encoded by the coding sequence ATGAGCATCCGACTCGACCATATCACCCTCGCCTACGGCAGCCGCACGCTGCTCGCCGACATCTGCGCCGAGATCGCTCCGGGATCGCTGACGGCCCTCATCGGCCGCAACGGAACGGGCAAGAGCACCCTGCTGCGGGCCGTCGCCGGACTGGGCCCCGTCACGGCGGGACGGATCGAACTCTGCGGGCATACGCTCGCCGGGATGACGCCCCGCCAGCGGGCCGAGACCGTCTCGTTCGTCACCACGGACAAGGTGCGCATTGCCAACCTTGCGTGTGAGGATGTCGTCGCGCTGGGCCGCGCCCCCTACACCAACTGGATCGGACGCATGCAGGAAGAGGACCGCGCCGTGGTCGAACGTTCGCTCCAACTGGTCGGCATGTCGGCATTCGCCCGCAAGACAATGGACCGCATGTCGGACGGCGAGTGCCAGCGGGTGATGATTGCCCGGGCGCTGGCCCAGGATACGCCGATCATCCTGCTCGACGAACCGACGGCCTTCCTCGACCTGCCGAACCGCTACGAACTGGCCACGCTGCTGCGGCGTCTGTCCCGCGACGAGCGCAAATGCGTCCTCTTCTCGACGCACGATCTGGACATCGCCCTCTCGCTGTGCGACGCCGTGGCGCTGATCGACACGCCGCAGCTGCACCTGCTGCCGGCCGACGAGATGGTCTCGAGCGGCTACCTCGAACGGCTCTTCTCGGGGCGCAGCGCGCAATTCGACCCCGCAACGCGCAGCGTCCGGCTGCGTTGA
- the rpsT gene encoding 30S ribosomal protein S20 — protein MANHKSSKKRIRQTLTKRAHNRLYHKTTRNAVKALRATTEKSAAEALLPKVTAMLDKLAKHNIMHKNKAANLKSAIQLHVNAL, from the coding sequence ATGGCAAACCATAAGTCATCGAAAAAACGCATTCGTCAGACGCTGACGAAGCGTGCTCATAACCGGCTCTATCACAAGACGACGCGTAACGCCGTGAAGGCCTTGCGCGCCACGACCGAGAAGAGCGCTGCCGAGGCTCTGCTGCCCAAGGTAACGGCAATGCTCGACAAGCTGGCCAAGCACAACATCATGCACAAGAACAAGGCTGCAAACCTCAAGAGCGCCATTCAGCTCCACGTGAACGCCCTCTAA
- a CDS encoding adenylate kinase, translating to MINIVLFGAPGCGKGTQAQRLKEHYGIDHVSTGEVIRDEIRRGTELGRSMESYIKEGKLAPDSIVIGMIANYVADHLDAKGCIFDGFPRTTVQAEEFDKILAKHGLKVDIMVDTHVPEEELVHRLLLRGKDSGRADDASEEVIRERLAVYHKQTAVVADYYAAQGKYASVNGVGTMEEVFDRIATVIDGLEK from the coding sequence ATGATCAATATCGTCTTATTCGGTGCACCGGGTTGCGGCAAGGGAACCCAGGCGCAGCGTCTGAAAGAACACTACGGAATCGACCATGTTTCGACCGGCGAGGTGATCCGCGACGAGATCCGTCGCGGTACGGAACTCGGCCGCAGCATGGAGTCTTACATCAAGGAGGGCAAACTGGCTCCCGATTCGATCGTCATCGGCATGATCGCCAACTACGTGGCCGATCACCTCGATGCCAAAGGCTGCATCTTCGACGGTTTCCCCCGTACGACGGTTCAGGCCGAGGAGTTCGACAAGATTCTTGCCAAGCACGGCCTGAAGGTTGACATCATGGTCGACACCCACGTTCCGGAGGAGGAGCTGGTACACCGCCTGCTGCTGCGCGGCAAGGATTCGGGACGTGCCGACGATGCCTCGGAGGAGGTGATCCGCGAGCGTCTGGCCGTTTACCACAAGCAGACGGCCGTCGTGGCCGACTACTATGCCGCTCAGGGCAAGTATGCTTCGGTCAACGGCGTCGGAACGATGGAGGAGGTCTTCGACCGGATTGCCACCGTGATTGACGGTCTCGAGAAATAG
- the thiL gene encoding thiamine-phosphate kinase has translation MEPKKRTEIATLGQFGLIDLLTKDFPLRQPSSLTGVGDDAAVIAPPDGETLLCTTDSFYEGVDFDLTYFPLKHLGYKVVTAGVSDILAMNARPSQITVSLGVSAKIPVEALQDLYEGIAFACREQEIDLVGGDTRASMTGLVITVTVLGHAPKQEVVRRSGAQLHDLICITGNLGAAFMGLQLLEREKRVLADVANPEPQFKGYEYLLEKYLKPRPRTDIIETLREEKILPTSMIDLSDGLASDLMQICKSSKCGARIYLERIPIAQQTTSLAEEMHTDPVVAALNGGEDYELLFTVPLSMQEQVMRLGLVDVIGHITAESTGAYLVTPDGGEIQLKAQGFPQEA, from the coding sequence ATGGAGCCCAAAAAACGCACCGAGATCGCCACGCTCGGACAATTCGGATTGATCGACCTCCTGACGAAGGATTTCCCCCTGCGCCAACCCTCTTCGCTCACGGGTGTCGGCGACGATGCCGCGGTGATCGCTCCGCCCGACGGCGAGACGCTGCTCTGCACCACCGACTCCTTCTACGAAGGGGTGGATTTCGACCTCACCTATTTCCCGCTCAAACACCTCGGATACAAGGTCGTGACGGCCGGCGTGAGCGACATTCTGGCCATGAACGCACGGCCGTCGCAGATCACCGTCTCGCTGGGCGTCTCGGCCAAAATACCGGTCGAAGCGCTGCAGGATCTCTACGAGGGGATCGCATTTGCCTGCCGCGAGCAGGAGATCGACCTGGTGGGAGGCGACACACGCGCCTCGATGACCGGGCTCGTAATCACCGTCACCGTGCTGGGGCACGCCCCGAAACAGGAGGTCGTCCGCCGCAGCGGAGCACAGCTCCACGACCTGATCTGCATCACGGGCAATCTCGGCGCCGCCTTCATGGGGCTTCAGCTGCTGGAGCGCGAGAAGCGGGTCCTGGCCGACGTCGCAAACCCCGAGCCGCAGTTCAAGGGATATGAATACCTGCTGGAGAAGTACCTGAAGCCGCGCCCGCGTACGGACATCATCGAAACGCTCCGCGAGGAGAAGATCCTCCCGACCTCGATGATCGACCTCTCGGACGGTCTGGCCAGCGATCTGATGCAGATCTGCAAGTCGTCGAAGTGCGGTGCGCGGATCTACCTCGAGCGGATTCCCATCGCGCAGCAGACCACCTCGCTGGCCGAGGAGATGCACACGGACCCGGTCGTGGCGGCATTGAACGGCGGTGAGGACTACGAACTGCTCTTCACCGTACCGCTGTCCATGCAGGAGCAGGTGATGCGACTGGGACTGGTGGACGTCATCGGCCACATCACGGCCGAATCGACCGGCGCCTACCTCGTGACGCCCGACGGCGGCGAGATCCAGCTGAAGGCCCAGGGCTTCCCCCAGGAGGCTTAA
- the rpsF gene encoding 30S ribosomal protein S6 — protein MNNYETVFIVTPVLSDAQVQEVADKFQGVITENGGQIVNRESWGLRKLAYPIQKKTTGFYFLMEFTGEGSLINTLETQYRRDERVIRFLTFKQDKFAVEYSEKRRAKLANKQEE, from the coding sequence ATGAACAATTACGAAACCGTTTTCATTGTCACGCCGGTTCTGTCCGATGCTCAGGTGCAGGAGGTCGCTGACAAATTCCAGGGTGTCATCACCGAAAACGGCGGTCAGATCGTGAACCGGGAGTCGTGGGGCCTTCGCAAGCTCGCCTACCCGATTCAGAAGAAGACCACCGGTTTCTACTTCCTGATGGAGTTCACGGGCGAAGGCTCGCTGATCAACACCCTCGAAACGCAGTATCGCCGCGACGAGCGCGTGATCCGTTTCTTGACTTTCAAGCAGGACAAATTCGCCGTTGAGTACTCGGAGAAGCGTCGTGCTAAACTTGCTAACAAACAGGAGGAGTAA
- the rpsR gene encoding 30S ribosomal protein S18, with amino-acid sequence MAQENKAQSEIRYLNPVSVDVKKKKYCRFKKLGIKYVDYKDGEFLKKFLNEQGKILPRRLTGTSQKFQKKVAQAVKRARHLAILPFVTDCMK; translated from the coding sequence ATGGCACAGGAAAACAAGGCTCAGTCGGAAATCCGTTACCTCAACCCCGTATCGGTCGACGTTAAAAAGAAGAAATACTGCCGCTTCAAGAAGCTCGGCATCAAGTATGTAGACTACAAGGACGGTGAGTTCCTCAAGAAGTTCCTCAACGAACAGGGCAAGATTCTGCCCCGCCGCCTGACCGGAACCTCGCAGAAGTTCCAGAAGAAGGTCGCACAGGCCGTCAAACGTGCACGTCACCTGGCTATCCTGCCCTTCGTAACCGATTGCATGAAATAA
- the rplI gene encoding 50S ribosomal protein L9, which translates to MEVILIKDIEKLGYANDIVNVKPGYANNYLIPQGLAKAATASAKKVLAENLKQRAHKDAKILADAQALAETIANLPLTLSMKAEEGKLFGTVTATDLAEALAGKGITIDRKQITVEPIKTVGEYEASVRLHKEVKATIKFSVVAAE; encoded by the coding sequence ATGGAGGTAATTCTGATCAAAGATATCGAGAAGCTGGGTTACGCCAATGACATCGTCAACGTAAAACCCGGATACGCCAACAACTATCTGATTCCCCAGGGTCTGGCCAAGGCCGCTACGGCTTCCGCCAAGAAAGTCCTGGCCGAGAATCTCAAACAGCGCGCTCACAAGGACGCCAAGATCCTGGCTGATGCCCAGGCGCTGGCCGAGACGATTGCGAACCTGCCGCTGACGCTTTCGATGAAGGCCGAGGAGGGCAAGCTCTTCGGTACGGTAACCGCTACGGACCTCGCCGAGGCCCTGGCCGGCAAGGGTATCACCATCGACCGCAAGCAGATCACCGTCGAGCCTATCAAGACCGTCGGCGAGTACGAGGCTTCGGTCCGTCTGCACAAGGAGGTCAAGGCTACGATCAAATTCTCGGTGGTGGCTGCCGAATAA
- a CDS encoding DKNYY domain-containing protein codes for MNYSKDAWRVWFRGREVVDAVPSSFVDLGDGYGKDAWRAFFEGRPVIDAAAQSFTVLCDGYARDAWRIYWCGRPVADAAPSSFETLGWGYARDAWRVFWNGQPLSEVAPSSFEVLGDGYAHDAWRVFWSGQPLSEVTPSSFEVLGDGYAHDAWRVFWNGRPLSDAAPLSFEVLGRGYARDAWRVWFRGRELPGASPSDFLPQY; via the coding sequence ATGAATTATTCAAAGGATGCGTGGCGGGTTTGGTTCCGTGGCCGCGAGGTTGTCGATGCCGTTCCCTCGTCGTTCGTGGATCTGGGCGACGGTTACGGCAAGGATGCCTGGAGGGCCTTTTTCGAGGGGCGCCCCGTAATAGATGCCGCGGCTCAATCGTTCACGGTGCTTTGCGACGGGTATGCCCGCGATGCATGGCGCATCTATTGGTGCGGCCGTCCGGTGGCTGATGCCGCCCCGTCGTCGTTTGAGACACTCGGCTGGGGGTATGCACGCGATGCGTGGCGGGTCTTCTGGAACGGCCAACCCCTGTCGGAGGTTGCCCCGTCGTCGTTCGAGGTGCTGGGCGACGGTTATGCACACGATGCGTGGCGGGTCTTTTGGAGCGGCCAACCCCTGTCGGAGGTTACCCCGTCGTCGTTCGAGGTGCTGGGCGACGGCTATGCACACGATGCGTGGCGGGTCTTCTGGAACGGCCGGCCTCTGTCGGATGCCGCTCCGTTATCGTTCGAGGTGCTGGGCCGAGGCTATGCCCGTGATGCCTGGCGGGTCTGGTTCCGCGGCCGCGAACTCCCCGGAGCCTCACCATCCGATTTTCTGCCGCAATATTGA
- the rpsA gene encoding 30S ribosomal protein S1: MEEAKKVANENFDWNAFENDLAVSDQDKTQITEAYDKTLSNVNVGEVVEGTVTAITKREVMVNIGYKSEGVIPVSEFRYNPDLKVGDKVEVYVESAEDKNGQLSLSHKKARQLKSWDRVNEALEKDEVIKGYIKCRTKGGMIVDVFGIEAFLPGSQIDVKPIRDYDVYVDKTMEFKVVKINQEFRNVVVSHKALIEAELEAQKQIIMSKLEKGQILEGTVKNITSYGVFVDLGGVDGLIHITDLSWGRVNHPEEIVSLDQKINVVILDFDEAKKRIALGLKQLTPHPWEALDPNLKVGDKVKGRVVVMADYGAFVEIAPGVEGLIHVSEMSWSQHLRSAQEFLKVGDEVEAVILTLDREERKMSLGIKQLTPDPWENIETKYPVGTRTMAKVRNFTNFGVFVEIEEGIDGLIHISDLSWTKKIKHPAEFTQVGADIEVVVLEIDKENRRLSLGHKQLEENPWNTFENQFPVESIHEGTITELTDKGAVVSLGENVEGFCPSRQLVKEDGTTPKVGDKLNFKVIEFSKATRRITLSHLRTYDDARKEAVAAEKAEKRAAADATKSTVKKINASVEKTTLGDIAGLAALKSAMEAAEAKEAAAKKEE; encoded by the coding sequence ATGGAAGAAGCAAAGAAAGTCGCAAACGAGAATTTCGACTGGAACGCCTTTGAAAACGACCTGGCCGTATCGGATCAGGACAAGACCCAGATCACCGAAGCCTACGACAAGACGCTGTCGAATGTCAACGTCGGCGAAGTGGTTGAGGGTACCGTAACCGCCATCACCAAGCGTGAGGTCATGGTCAACATCGGCTACAAGAGCGAGGGCGTGATTCCCGTCTCGGAGTTCCGCTACAACCCCGATCTGAAGGTGGGCGACAAGGTGGAGGTCTACGTGGAGTCGGCCGAGGACAAGAACGGTCAGCTCTCCCTCTCGCACAAGAAGGCCCGTCAGCTCAAATCGTGGGATCGCGTCAACGAGGCCCTCGAGAAGGACGAGGTTATCAAGGGTTACATCAAGTGCCGTACGAAGGGCGGTATGATCGTCGACGTATTCGGCATCGAGGCCTTCCTCCCCGGCTCGCAGATCGACGTGAAACCCATCCGCGACTACGACGTATATGTCGACAAGACCATGGAATTCAAGGTTGTCAAGATCAACCAGGAGTTCCGCAACGTGGTCGTTTCGCACAAGGCCCTCATCGAGGCCGAACTCGAGGCTCAGAAGCAGATCATCATGTCGAAGCTCGAGAAGGGTCAGATTCTCGAGGGTACCGTCAAGAACATCACCTCCTACGGCGTATTCGTCGACCTGGGCGGCGTAGACGGTCTGATCCACATCACCGACCTCTCGTGGGGTCGCGTAAACCACCCCGAAGAGATCGTTTCGCTCGACCAGAAGATCAACGTCGTAATCCTCGACTTCGACGAGGCTAAGAAGCGTATCGCCCTGGGTCTGAAGCAGCTCACCCCGCATCCGTGGGAGGCGCTCGATCCCAACCTCAAGGTGGGTGACAAGGTCAAGGGCCGCGTGGTCGTTATGGCCGACTACGGCGCCTTCGTCGAGATCGCTCCCGGTGTGGAGGGTCTGATCCACGTTTCGGAGATGTCCTGGAGCCAGCACCTGCGTTCGGCTCAGGAGTTCCTGAAGGTCGGCGACGAGGTTGAGGCCGTCATCCTGACCCTCGACCGCGAGGAGCGCAAGATGTCGCTCGGCATCAAGCAGCTTACGCCCGATCCCTGGGAGAATATCGAAACCAAATACCCCGTCGGAACGCGTACGATGGCCAAGGTGCGTAACTTCACGAACTTCGGCGTATTCGTTGAGATCGAGGAGGGCATCGACGGTCTGATCCACATCTCGGACCTCAGCTGGACCAAGAAGATCAAGCACCCGGCCGAGTTCACCCAGGTAGGTGCCGACATCGAGGTTGTCGTCCTGGAGATCGACAAGGAGAACCGTCGCCTCTCGCTGGGTCACAAGCAGCTCGAGGAGAATCCCTGGAACACCTTCGAAAACCAGTTCCCCGTAGAGAGCATCCACGAGGGTACGATCACTGAACTTACGGACAAGGGTGCCGTCGTATCGCTGGGTGAGAATGTCGAGGGCTTCTGCCCGTCGCGCCAGCTCGTCAAGGAGGACGGCACGACCCCGAAGGTGGGCGACAAACTCAACTTCAAGGTCATCGAATTCTCGAAGGCTACGCGCCGTATCACCCTCTCGCACCTGCGCACCTATGACGATGCCCGTAAGGAGGCCGTTGCCGCCGAGAAGGCCGAGAAGCGTGCTGCTGCCGACGCTACGAAGTCGACCGTGAAGAAGATCAACGCTTCGGTTGAGAAGACCACCCTGGGCGACATCGCCGGCCTGGCCGCTCTGAAGAGCGCCATGGAGGCTGCCGAGGCCAAGGAGGCTGCCGCCAAGAAGGAGGAGTAA
- a CDS encoding bifunctional UDP-sugar hydrolase/5'-nucleotidase codes for MKKLLQGVLALSVVVAAACTPRETTLVVLSTNDMHARIQNFPRLAAAVEACRDTARLVVLADAGDRWTGNAYVDKAPTPGMPVIALMNRLGYDVATFGNHEFDFGQAHLARMIDSMDFKVVCANLESDTCIFPQPASWTIIERGGIRIGVVGVVTNYEGPGHPAGNDANFEGLRFPDPQQAARRCADSLRSKVDVLVLLSHMGDDRDAELLATEHRYDLVIGGHTHELRDTLIGGTLLTQTGKNLTNVGATTIRLRGKKIAAIDYRIVPLADYAPDSLVRAEVDRYYADPELNRPVGEFARAASGWGVANWMARGVADKTDAEVGFYHVGGVRLDSIPAGGMSTARVYDLEPFDSRIAVMRMTPAQMRRMILTKYNDTENRKESHRIDLISTTPYEIVTNAADSALDVRFPQLREGRMYRVAISDYVFKNYHDLDYVDGAITDIKVADVLLEELEEDSPLEPDNRPHQRIVRP; via the coding sequence ATGAAAAAGTTGCTCCAGGGGGTGCTGGCCCTGTCCGTGGTCGTTGCGGCCGCCTGCACGCCCCGCGAAACGACCCTCGTGGTGCTGTCGACCAACGACATGCACGCCCGCATTCAGAACTTCCCGCGTCTGGCCGCCGCCGTCGAGGCCTGCCGCGATACGGCCCGGCTGGTGGTGCTGGCCGACGCCGGTGACCGCTGGACCGGCAACGCCTACGTCGACAAGGCCCCGACTCCCGGCATGCCGGTCATTGCGCTGATGAACCGCCTGGGCTACGACGTGGCCACGTTCGGCAACCACGAATTCGACTTCGGGCAGGCCCATCTGGCCCGGATGATCGACAGCATGGACTTCAAGGTGGTCTGTGCCAATCTGGAGAGTGATACGTGCATCTTCCCGCAGCCGGCCTCCTGGACGATCATCGAGCGGGGCGGAATCCGCATCGGCGTGGTCGGCGTGGTGACCAACTACGAGGGCCCGGGCCATCCGGCCGGCAACGACGCCAATTTCGAGGGGTTGCGCTTCCCCGATCCGCAACAGGCGGCCCGCCGCTGTGCCGATTCGCTGCGCTCGAAGGTCGACGTGCTGGTGCTCCTCTCGCACATGGGCGATGACCGCGATGCCGAACTCCTTGCCACGGAACACCGCTACGATCTGGTGATCGGCGGCCACACCCACGAGCTGCGTGATACGCTCATCGGCGGCACGCTGCTCACCCAGACGGGCAAGAATCTGACCAACGTCGGCGCCACGACCATCCGCCTGCGCGGGAAGAAGATCGCGGCGATCGACTATCGCATCGTCCCGCTGGCGGACTACGCCCCCGATTCGCTCGTTCGGGCCGAGGTCGACCGTTATTATGCCGATCCGGAGCTGAATCGTCCGGTGGGTGAATTCGCCCGTGCGGCCAGCGGCTGGGGTGTGGCCAACTGGATGGCCCGTGGCGTGGCCGACAAGACGGATGCCGAGGTGGGATTCTACCACGTCGGCGGCGTACGGCTGGATTCGATCCCGGCCGGCGGCATGAGTACGGCGCGCGTCTACGACCTCGAACCCTTCGACTCGCGGATTGCCGTGATGCGTATGACGCCGGCCCAGATGCGGCGGATGATCCTCACGAAGTACAACGATACGGAGAACCGCAAGGAGTCGCACCGCATCGATCTCATCTCGACAACCCCCTATGAGATCGTCACCAATGCCGCCGACAGCGCGCTGGATGTGCGTTTCCCGCAGCTGCGCGAGGGGCGTATGTACCGTGTGGCCATCAGCGACTACGTCTTCAAGAACTACCACGATCTGGACTATGTCGACGGTGCGATCACCGACATCAAGGTGGCTGACGTGCTGCTCGAAGAGCTGGAGGAGGATTCGCCGCTCGAGCCCGACAACCGGCCGCATCAGCGCATCGTCCGCCCGTAG
- a CDS encoding nucleoside kinase — protein sequence MNDTIQIICENLGGKLSVEMGTPLRQIAGRITPGPHPFLAAFVNNRIKELSYRVYTPVTVRFVDITSFAGIRVYQRTAWFLLQKAVKDLYPGRRLHIRHSMGQSGFYCEIEGIDRFSQSETDRLCDRMRALVEQDLPIERRRMLTSEVRARYAEEGFADKIELLDTRPRLYSDLYTLDDTAGYFYGSLAPSTGYLDLFDLEPCYNGFYLALPLRTDPDRLNKNVQQEKMFSIFQEYQSWVTLMGVPTIGAVNARTLAGDAGGMIKMAEAFHERKFADVADAIQRANAERGIRMVLISGPSSSGKTTSAKRLGIQLGVLGLRPVMISLDDYFVDREKTPLDENGEYDYEALEAIDLELFNDHLRRLMAGQSVDIPRYDFITGRRTQHGTPLTLDERSILIIEGIHGLNPRLTPSIPDSKKFRIYISCFTSVAMDNLSRIATTDNRLLRRLTRDYKQRGADALHTLSRWASVRRGEERHIFPYQENADVMLNSSLFYEISVLRPYAEKILREVPDTVPEFDEARRMLKFLDNFIPIPSDEIPPTSILREFIGGSSFTY from the coding sequence ATGAACGATACCATTCAGATCATCTGCGAAAACCTCGGCGGGAAGCTCTCCGTGGAGATGGGGACCCCGCTGCGGCAGATCGCCGGGCGGATCACGCCGGGGCCTCACCCCTTCCTGGCCGCCTTCGTCAACAACCGCATCAAGGAGCTCAGCTACCGGGTCTATACCCCCGTGACGGTCCGCTTCGTCGACATCACCTCGTTTGCCGGCATCCGCGTCTACCAGCGCACGGCGTGGTTCCTGCTGCAGAAGGCCGTCAAGGACCTCTACCCGGGCCGGCGGCTCCACATCCGCCATTCGATGGGCCAGAGCGGCTTCTACTGCGAAATCGAAGGGATCGACCGCTTCTCCCAGTCCGAAACCGACCGTCTGTGCGACCGCATGCGCGCGCTGGTCGAGCAGGACCTTCCGATCGAACGCCGCCGGATGCTCACCTCCGAGGTCCGGGCCCGCTACGCCGAGGAGGGCTTCGCGGACAAGATCGAACTGCTCGACACCCGTCCGCGCCTCTACAGCGACCTTTATACATTGGACGACACGGCGGGCTATTTCTACGGCTCGCTGGCCCCCTCGACGGGCTATCTTGACCTGTTCGACCTCGAACCCTGCTACAACGGCTTCTACCTGGCGCTCCCGCTGCGCACGGATCCCGACCGGCTGAACAAGAACGTCCAGCAGGAGAAGATGTTCTCGATCTTCCAGGAGTACCAGTCTTGGGTGACGCTGATGGGCGTCCCGACCATCGGGGCGGTCAACGCCCGTACGCTGGCCGGCGATGCCGGCGGCATGATCAAGATGGCCGAGGCGTTCCACGAGCGGAAGTTCGCCGACGTGGCCGACGCCATCCAGCGCGCCAACGCCGAGCGCGGCATCCGCATGGTGCTGATCTCGGGCCCCTCGTCGAGCGGCAAGACCACCTCGGCCAAGCGGCTCGGCATCCAGCTGGGCGTGCTGGGGCTGCGGCCCGTGATGATCTCGCTCGACGACTACTTCGTCGACCGCGAGAAGACCCCCCTCGACGAGAACGGCGAGTACGATTACGAAGCCCTCGAGGCGATCGACCTCGAGCTGTTCAACGACCACCTGCGGCGGCTGATGGCCGGCCAGAGCGTCGACATCCCGCGCTACGACTTCATCACCGGGCGCCGTACGCAGCACGGCACGCCGCTGACGCTCGACGAGCGGTCGATCCTCATCATCGAGGGGATCCACGGCCTGAATCCGCGGCTGACCCCCTCGATCCCCGACTCGAAGAAGTTCCGCATCTACATCTCGTGCTTCACGTCGGTGGCCATGGACAACCTCTCGCGCATCGCCACGACGGACAACCGCCTGCTGCGGCGTCTGACGCGCGACTACAAGCAGCGCGGAGCCGATGCCCTGCACACGCTTTCGCGCTGGGCCTCGGTGCGCCGCGGCGAGGAGCGGCACATCTTCCCCTATCAGGAGAATGCCGACGTGATGCTCAACTCGTCGTTGTTCTACGAGATCTCGGTGCTGCGCCCCTATGCGGAGAAGATCCTGCGCGAGGTGCCCGACACGGTGCCGGAGTTCGACGAGGCGCGGCGCATGCTCAAGTTCCTGGACAACTTCATTCCGATCCCCTCGGACGAGATCCCGCCGACGTCGATCCTGCGCGAATTCATCGGCGGCAGTTCGTTCACCTACTGA